From one Caldichromatium japonicum genomic stretch:
- a CDS encoding RNA-guided endonuclease InsQ/TnpB family protein yields MRGRRLSCKVEAAKVGAGFAPRAGLAKGTRLPILKNRRKSSAMLARLHARIANVRADFTHKLTTRLCRENQGVVIEDLNVKGMLANERLARAISDLGFGMFCLQMEYKGKCYGVWLVLADRWDPSSRLCSVCGWENEMLALKDREWTCPQCGTRHDRDINAALNLKRLATATALPVASPSGNGGATAERVSAVVGKVTPVRDECAPHSGQEEHSAPVCALYLRAVAMNHIDRLLHRLRRLGIWAIAIWLGGSGPVQALAPLIAAGELIGVSGLEIEGRRYEIRFADGSFNALYPEGFSGYGSLARAAAESLRAAGNALTGTPPAGRLQLAGCRSAQSCTILIPERSAGTVPQAHLSHAVEAIYAGDLVRSVPAELWPFDAATDTGAMPDMLYAILTPTGE; encoded by the coding sequence ATTCGAGGCAGACGCCTTTCCTGCAAGGTTGAGGCGGCCAAGGTCGGGGCTGGGTTTGCGCCAAGGGCCGGACTGGCAAAAGGCACGAGGCTTCCGATCTTGAAGAATCGAAGGAAATCCTCTGCGATGTTGGCAAGGCTGCACGCACGCATTGCCAATGTCCGAGCGGACTTCACACATAAGCTCACGACCCGGCTCTGCCGCGAAAACCAAGGGGTGGTGATTGAGGATTTGAACGTCAAGGGCATGCTGGCGAACGAACGGCTTGCCCGCGCCATCAGCGACCTGGGCTTTGGCATGTTCTGCTTGCAGATGGAATACAAGGGGAAATGCTACGGCGTCTGGTTGGTTTTAGCTGATCGCTGGGATCCGAGCAGCCGCCTGTGTTCGGTCTGTGGTTGGGAGAATGAGATGTTGGCGTTGAAGGATCGGGAATGGACGTGTCCTCAATGCGGCACGCGCCATGATCGGGACATCAATGCCGCGCTCAATCTCAAACGGCTGGCAACCGCAACTGCCCTACCCGTGGCGAGTCCGTCCGGTAACGGCGGAGCTACAGCAGAGAGGGTCTCTGCCGTAGTCGGGAAAGTCACGCCTGTCAGAGACGAATGCGCTCCGCATTCGGGGCAGGAAGAGCACAGTGCGCCTGTTTGCGCACTTTACTTGAGAGCAGTTGCTATGAATCATATCGACCGCCTGTTGCACCGCCTTCGTCGTCTAGGCATCTGGGCGATTGCCATCTGGCTCGGGGGCAGCGGGCCTGTTCAGGCCCTGGCCCCTCTGATCGCCGCTGGCGAGCTCATAGGGGTCTCTGGACTGGAGATCGAAGGGCGGCGCTATGAGATCCGCTTCGCCGACGGCAGCTTCAATGCCCTTTATCCAGAGGGCTTCAGTGGCTATGGATCCTTGGCGCGCGCCGCCGCTGAGTCATTGCGCGCCGCAGGCAATGCCCTTACAGGCACGCCGCCCGCAGGCCGGTTACAGCTTGCCGGCTGCCGCTCGGCCCAATCCTGCACCATCTTGATCCCCGAGCGCTCCGCAGGCACTGTCCCGCAAGCACACCTAAGCCATGCGGTCGAGGCCATCTATGCCGGCGACCTGGTGCGTTCGGTACCCGCCGAGCTTTGGCCCTTCGACGCCGCCACCGATACCGGCGCCATGCCCGACATGCTCTATGCCATCCTGACCCCGACTGGCGAGTGA
- a CDS encoding EAL domain-containing protein, which translates to MMMRDLKEFIDIHIPQDLDKLSEEELERLPYGAIRVDREGRILFYSRYQLEFANRQVEQVLGRNFFSEVAPCTVVPEFYGRFKRGVLTGHLQTTFDFVFDFDMQPVQVRIHMRDSERPDEYWILIQPLQFLPPRNEGAARELILGKFCEGMVKAISFDFSQCDREPISTCGAIQSFGCLLVVDPATHTILACSANTEMYLERAPEELLDRPLSELFAESEAPELHAALATDASSMLYPSFFLLKGPTGGLSLSVRLHFWRGRWLLEIEHYDEMEIDFIIQRFDLSAFQQRLRTSADIKQVCQIAVESFRKLTGFDRVIIYRFDGDWSGVVIAESVEPELWPSILGLRYPATDIPCQARALYRETPMRYAPSRDHSDIPLLSRSLAPDQIDIGIAHLRAHSPIHRNYLQRFKVNGSMSLSIVCDEQLWGLVIFHHRAPHPITAYARQRLIELGGYLSERIALLEEREHNLANQLGIARVNAIIGNVDIKLPFPENFIGKEQQLCELVDADMVQIFHRQQAVFISQGLPLSPEETRAFLAFLQTRPDPLWDTDCLSGDFEPAAAYPERLAGVLAIFIDEQREDILVFGRRRVRYTVNWGADPASLPFADEDSVRPLGWPIREFRVWCEERTHHSLPWSLVALATAHALKGLIQKVIVANAAHYERLALSLAQQRDQLQRSREEMRYRALHDALTGLPNRAHFREALVDLLEQSRHTGRSFGVALMDIDHFKMINDTLGHDKGDLLLCAAARRISKTLPQSAMVARLGGDEFALLFPDADTAFSQVEQIVEAMRQPFLVGDDTFSVTSSLGLAIGDPDSDPSELLKKADLALYRAKEAGRNRVAYFNSELEAQALKRLEIDRAVLRRSPLDAIEILLQPQLPICAKTHLPRFEVLARWRSEDGTLIMPGDFIPAAERNGLIQAVTKAVFRIAIRLLSQRFNQGGGEVRLAINVSAADLESTDFVFQLLKDLHAADIPPELIEIEITESMLLRMTVGVKSALRALNHAGILLSLDDFGTGFSSMAYLRELPIDSLKIDRDFVRGIETVHDRNLIAGMIAMAHSLGKEVIAEGVETPRQLEQLAALGCDWGQGYFWSSPIPPDQTFAEFG; encoded by the coding sequence ATGATGATGAGAGATCTCAAAGAATTCATCGACATCCATATCCCCCAGGATCTGGATAAACTCAGCGAGGAAGAGCTCGAGAGACTCCCCTATGGTGCGATCCGCGTGGATCGGGAGGGCAGGATCCTGTTCTACAGCCGCTATCAGCTCGAGTTCGCCAATCGCCAGGTCGAGCAGGTCTTGGGGCGCAATTTCTTTTCCGAGGTGGCACCTTGCACCGTGGTCCCTGAGTTTTATGGGCGGTTTAAGCGCGGGGTGCTTACCGGACATCTACAGACCACCTTCGATTTCGTCTTTGACTTCGATATGCAGCCGGTGCAGGTGCGCATCCATATGCGCGACTCGGAGCGCCCGGATGAATACTGGATCTTGATCCAGCCTTTGCAGTTCCTACCGCCGCGCAACGAGGGCGCGGCGCGTGAGCTGATCTTGGGCAAGTTTTGCGAGGGGATGGTCAAGGCGATCTCGTTTGATTTCTCGCAATGTGACCGCGAGCCGATCAGCACCTGCGGTGCGATCCAGTCCTTTGGTTGTTTGCTGGTGGTCGATCCGGCGACCCACACCATCCTGGCCTGTAGCGCCAATACCGAGATGTATCTCGAGCGCGCCCCCGAGGAGCTTCTCGATCGGCCATTGAGCGAACTCTTTGCCGAGTCCGAGGCGCCCGAGCTCCATGCCGCCCTGGCGACCGATGCGTCATCGATGCTCTATCCGTCATTCTTTTTGCTCAAGGGCCCCACGGGCGGCTTGAGTCTGAGCGTGCGTCTGCACTTTTGGCGCGGGCGCTGGCTGCTGGAGATCGAGCACTACGATGAGATGGAGATTGATTTTATCATCCAACGCTTTGATCTGAGCGCCTTTCAGCAGCGCTTACGGACGAGCGCAGACATCAAGCAGGTCTGTCAGATCGCGGTCGAATCCTTCCGCAAGCTCACAGGGTTCGATCGCGTTATCATCTATCGCTTCGATGGCGATTGGTCAGGGGTCGTCATCGCCGAGAGCGTCGAGCCAGAGCTTTGGCCATCGATCCTCGGTCTACGCTATCCGGCGACCGATATCCCTTGTCAGGCGCGGGCACTCTATCGCGAGACCCCGATGCGCTATGCCCCTAGCCGCGACCATTCGGATATCCCGCTCTTGAGCCGTTCTCTTGCGCCCGACCAGATCGATATCGGGATCGCCCATCTGCGCGCCCATTCGCCCATCCATCGCAACTATCTCCAGCGCTTTAAGGTGAACGGCTCGATGTCGCTATCGATCGTCTGCGATGAGCAGCTGTGGGGTCTGGTGATCTTTCATCACCGCGCCCCGCACCCCATCACCGCCTATGCCCGTCAGCGCCTGATCGAGCTCGGAGGCTATCTCTCCGAGCGCATCGCCTTGCTCGAGGAGCGCGAGCACAATCTAGCCAATCAGCTCGGCATCGCGCGGGTCAATGCCATCATCGGCAATGTCGATATCAAACTACCCTTTCCGGAAAACTTCATCGGCAAGGAACAGCAGCTCTGCGAGCTGGTTGACGCCGACATGGTCCAGATCTTTCACCGCCAGCAGGCGGTCTTCATTAGCCAGGGACTTCCTCTCAGTCCTGAAGAGACCCGGGCGTTTTTGGCGTTTTTGCAGACCCGGCCTGATCCGCTGTGGGATACAGATTGCCTGTCCGGGGACTTCGAGCCCGCTGCTGCCTATCCCGAACGGCTCGCTGGGGTCCTGGCGATCTTCATCGATGAGCAGCGCGAAGATATCCTGGTCTTCGGGCGGCGGCGGGTACGTTATACAGTCAATTGGGGGGCTGATCCGGCCTCTTTGCCCTTTGCGGACGAGGATAGCGTGCGACCCCTCGGCTGGCCGATCCGTGAGTTTCGCGTCTGGTGCGAGGAACGCACCCATCATTCGCTGCCCTGGTCATTGGTGGCCCTGGCAACGGCGCACGCTCTCAAGGGTCTCATCCAGAAAGTCATCGTCGCCAATGCCGCCCATTACGAACGTTTGGCCCTCTCCCTGGCCCAGCAGCGTGATCAATTGCAACGCTCGCGCGAGGAGATGCGTTATCGGGCCCTGCACGATGCGCTCACCGGTCTGCCCAACCGCGCCCATTTCCGCGAGGCGCTCGTCGATCTGCTCGAACAGAGCCGGCATACTGGACGATCCTTTGGGGTAGCGCTCATGGACATCGATCATTTCAAGATGATTAATGACACGCTCGGGCACGACAAGGGGGATCTGTTGCTCTGTGCTGCGGCCCGGCGTATCTCCAAGACCCTGCCCCAATCGGCCATGGTTGCCCGTTTGGGAGGCGATGAGTTTGCCCTCTTGTTTCCCGATGCCGACACCGCTTTTAGCCAGGTCGAGCAGATCGTCGAGGCGATGCGCCAACCATTCTTGGTGGGCGATGACACCTTCAGCGTCACCAGCTCCTTGGGATTGGCGATCGGCGACCCGGATTCAGACCCCAGCGAGCTGTTGAAAAAGGCCGATCTGGCGCTCTATCGCGCCAAGGAGGCAGGGCGCAACCGCGTCGCCTATTTCAACAGCGAGCTCGAGGCCCAGGCGTTAAAGCGCCTCGAGATCGACCGCGCGGTATTGAGACGCTCGCCCTTGGATGCGATCGAGATCCTGCTTCAGCCCCAGCTCCCCATCTGCGCCAAGACTCACCTCCCGCGCTTTGAGGTCCTGGCGCGCTGGCGCAGCGAAGACGGGACCCTGATCATGCCAGGCGATTTTATCCCGGCGGCTGAGCGCAATGGTCTGATCCAAGCAGTCACCAAGGCCGTGTTCCGCATTGCCATCCGGTTGCTGTCCCAGCGGTTCAACCAAGGGGGCGGCGAGGTGCGGTTGGCAATTAATGTCTCAGCAGCGGATCTGGAGTCAACAGATTTCGTCTTTCAATTGCTGAAAGACTTGCATGCCGCTGACATCCCGCCCGAGCTCATCGAGATTGAGATCACTGAATCCATGCTCCTACGGATGACCGTGGGGGTGAAATCGGCCTTGCGGGCCCTGAACCACGCTGGGATCCTGCTTTCGCTCGATGATTTCGGGACCGGTTTTAGCTCGATGGCTTATCTGCGCGAGTTGCCGATCGACAGTCTCAAGATCGACCGTGACTTTGTGCGCGGGATCGAGACCGTCCATGATCGCAATCTGATTGCAGGCATGATCGCCATGGCCCATTCGCTCGGCAAAGAAGTCATCGCCGAGGGGGTTGAGACACCGCGCCAGCTCGAGCAGCTTGCTGCCTTAGGTTGCGATTGGGGTCAGGGCTATTTCTGGTCGAGCCCCATTCCACCAGACCAGACCTTCGCGGAGTTTGGCTGA
- a CDS encoding thioredoxin family protein has product MPTQSLPLIFDTHYESFQEQVIAISHQQPILVDFWADWCGPCHALAPHLERVIGDHAGQIRLARVEVDEGENMRLAGHYRVRGFPTVILFQDGLERGRFSGARSHLQINHWLKEHLVLK; this is encoded by the coding sequence ATGCCAACCCAGTCTTTGCCCCTGATCTTCGATACGCACTATGAATCCTTTCAAGAACAGGTCATCGCCATCTCGCACCAACAGCCGATCCTGGTTGACTTCTGGGCCGACTGGTGCGGGCCTTGCCATGCCCTGGCGCCGCATCTCGAACGGGTGATCGGGGATCACGCAGGACAGATCCGCTTGGCCAGGGTCGAGGTCGATGAAGGCGAAAACATGCGCCTGGCTGGGCATTACCGCGTGCGCGGTTTTCCGACGGTGATCCTGTTTCAAGATGGTTTAGAACGCGGGCGCTTCAGCGGCGCGCGCTCGCATCTCCAGATCAACCACTGGCTCAAGGAGCATCTCGTCCTCAAATGA
- the aroE gene encoding shikimate dehydrogenase, with protein MTDRYAVIGNPIAHSKSPLIHAAFARQTGQDIVYDRILGSLTDFAADVRRFFAEGGRGLNVTVPFKEQAYSLVDERSEAAAVAGALNTLIRLPDGQLRGDNTDGIGLVRDLCQNHGFTFRDQRILLVGAGGAARGVLKPLLETGLAHLTVVNRTPSKSLELARLGAAYGPIEGMGFDGLAGRRFDLIINATSAGLAGELPPLPEDCLAPGGWVYDMVYGDQVTPFCRWGRLQGAERSLDGLGMLVEQAAESFWLWRGVRPDTAPVIAELRTQCKP; from the coding sequence ATGACCGATCGCTATGCCGTGATCGGCAACCCGATCGCCCACAGCAAATCGCCTCTGATCCATGCCGCATTCGCCCGTCAGACGGGCCAGGATATCGTGTATGACCGGATATTGGGCTCACTCACTGACTTTGCTGCAGACGTCAGGCGTTTCTTTGCCGAAGGGGGGCGCGGGCTCAATGTCACTGTGCCCTTCAAGGAACAGGCCTACAGTCTGGTCGATGAGCGCAGTGAGGCAGCCGCAGTTGCCGGCGCGCTCAATACCCTCATTCGGCTCCCCGATGGGCAGCTGCGCGGCGATAACACCGATGGCATTGGGTTGGTGCGCGATCTTTGTCAGAACCACGGATTTACATTCAGGGATCAACGAATCCTGCTGGTGGGGGCGGGAGGGGCGGCGCGCGGGGTGCTCAAACCCTTGCTCGAGACGGGCCTGGCGCATCTGACCGTCGTCAATCGCACCCCCTCCAAGTCCTTGGAGCTTGCCCGGCTGGGCGCGGCATACGGGCCGATCGAGGGGATGGGGTTTGATGGGCTTGCAGGCAGGCGCTTTGACCTCATCATCAATGCCACCTCGGCAGGTCTTGCCGGCGAGCTCCCGCCCCTGCCCGAGGATTGCCTCGCCCCAGGCGGCTGGGTCTATGACATGGTCTATGGCGACCAAGTGACACCATTCTGCCGCTGGGGGAGGCTGCAGGGCGCCGAGCGCTCGCTCGATGGCCTGGGGATGCTGGTCGAGCAGGCCGCAGAATCCTTCTGGCTGTGGCGCGGGGTGCGCCCAGATACCGCGCCGGTCATCGCCGAGCTCAGGACGCAATGTAAACCCTAG
- a CDS encoding DUF1810 domain-containing protein, protein MSSGPYDLERFVAAQASIYEQALAELRAGCKRSHWMWFIFPQIAGLGTSPMSRRYTIRNLDEARAYLAHPLLGARLRACAEALLAIEGKGAREILGSPDDLKLRSSATLFACISPKGSVFHRLLERYFVGMLDPLTLERCGMERL, encoded by the coding sequence ATGTCATCCGGCCCCTATGACCTCGAGCGCTTCGTCGCGGCCCAGGCGTCGATCTATGAACAGGCGCTCGCCGAGCTGCGCGCAGGCTGTAAACGCAGCCATTGGATGTGGTTCATCTTTCCTCAGATTGCCGGTCTGGGGACGAGCCCCATGTCGCGCCGCTATACCATCCGCAATCTCGACGAGGCGCGCGCCTATCTCGCACACCCTCTGCTCGGGGCGCGTCTGCGTGCATGCGCCGAGGCCCTGCTGGCCATCGAGGGAAAGGGCGCGCGCGAGATCCTGGGCAGCCCAGATGATCTCAAACTTCGCTCATCCGCCACACTCTTTGCTTGTATCTCGCCCAAGGGATCGGTCTTTCACCGTCTGCTCGAGCGCTATTTCGTCGGCATGCTCGATCCCCTGACCCTCGAGCGGTGTGGAATGGAGAGGCTGTAG
- the hemB gene encoding porphobilinogen synthase — MIQFDTPRGAYPVTRMRRMRRDDFSRRLMRETVLTPDDLIWPIFVLEGKGQREAVPSMPGVERLSIDLLVEAAREAQRLGIPAMALFPVIPMEAKSLDAREAYNPDGLAQRAVRAIKNAVPELGIITDVALDPFTTHGQDGLIDDAGYVLNDETVDVLVRQAISHAEAGADIVAPSDMMDGRIGAIRAALEAAGHIHTRILAYSAKYASSYYGPFRDAVGSAANLGSGNKYTYQMDPANAEESIHEVALDLAEGADMVMIKPGMPYLDIVRRVKDQFGVPTCVYHVSGEYAMLKAASQNGWLNEKAVVLEAMISMKRAGADAILTYYAPYVARWLAE, encoded by the coding sequence ATGATCCAGTTCGATACCCCCCGCGGTGCCTATCCAGTGACCCGTATGCGCCGGATGCGGCGCGATGATTTCTCGCGCCGGCTGATGCGCGAGACCGTACTGACGCCGGACGATCTGATCTGGCCGATTTTTGTCCTCGAGGGCAAGGGGCAGCGCGAGGCCGTGCCCTCGATGCCGGGGGTGGAGCGCCTGAGCATCGATCTTTTGGTGGAGGCGGCGCGCGAGGCGCAGCGGTTGGGGATTCCGGCGATGGCGCTCTTTCCGGTGATCCCGATGGAGGCCAAGTCGCTCGATGCCCGCGAGGCATACAACCCTGATGGCCTGGCACAGCGGGCGGTACGAGCGATCAAAAACGCGGTGCCTGAGCTGGGGATCATCACCGATGTGGCGCTCGATCCCTTCACCACCCACGGTCAGGATGGGCTGATCGATGATGCGGGTTATGTTCTCAATGACGAGACAGTCGATGTCTTGGTGCGCCAGGCAATCTCGCACGCCGAGGCAGGCGCTGATATCGTTGCCCCCTCGGACATGATGGACGGGCGTATCGGGGCGATCCGCGCGGCGCTCGAGGCGGCGGGACATATCCATACCCGTATCCTCGCCTATTCGGCCAAGTATGCCTCAAGCTACTATGGCCCCTTCCGCGACGCGGTCGGTTCAGCGGCCAATCTGGGCTCGGGTAATAAATACACCTATCAGATGGACCCGGCCAATGCCGAGGAGTCCATCCATGAAGTGGCGCTCGATCTGGCCGAGGGCGCCGATATGGTCATGATCAAGCCGGGGATGCCGTATCTGGACATCGTGCGCCGGGTCAAGGATCAATTCGGGGTCCCAACCTGTGTCTATCACGTTAGCGGCGAATACGCCATGCTCAAGGCGGCTAGTCAAAACGGCTGGCTCAATGAAAAGGCGGTGGTTTTGGAGGCGATGATCTCGATGAAACGCGCCGGCGCCGATGCCATCCTGACCTATTATGCGCCGTATGTAGCGCGCTGGCTGGCCGAGTGA
- a CDS encoding SOUL family heme-binding protein — protein MASEEPSYQVIRQTADYELRRYEPYRVAEVEVRGAFAAVGREGFHILADYIFGDNQGQARIEMTAPVNQRPAAGPEVYIISFIMPSRFQLADLPRPNNPRIILREEPARLIAARRYSGSWSEERYRREEQVLLAAMARDGLKPQGVSIYARYNSPFSIPLLRRNEILVPIEAP, from the coding sequence ATGGCGAGCGAAGAACCGAGTTATCAGGTCATCCGCCAGACTGCAGACTATGAATTGCGCCGCTATGAGCCCTATCGCGTCGCCGAGGTCGAGGTGCGCGGTGCATTCGCTGCGGTCGGTAGGGAAGGCTTTCACATCCTTGCCGATTATATCTTCGGCGACAATCAGGGCCAGGCCCGAATCGAGATGACTGCGCCGGTCAATCAGCGCCCCGCCGCGGGTCCCGAGGTCTATATCATCAGCTTCATCATGCCGAGCCGTTTTCAGCTCGCCGATCTGCCGCGCCCCAACAACCCCAGAATCATCCTGCGCGAGGAGCCGGCGCGTCTGATCGCGGCGCGCCGCTATTCAGGCTCCTGGAGCGAGGAGCGCTATCGGCGTGAGGAGCAGGTGCTATTGGCGGCCATGGCGCGCGATGGGCTCAAGCCCCAGGGTGTATCCATCTATGCCCGTTATAACTCGCCCTTTTCCATACCCCTATTGCGCCGCAATGAGATCCTGGTCCCCATCGAGGCGCCTTGA
- a CDS encoding NAD(P)-dependent oxidoreductase, whose product MQIAVLGLGLLGAEVALRLKRQGHKVIGWNRGAERAEGARQRGLELASSPAEAVAASELALLLLSDAAAIRETLFDHGEPPELMDKVLVQMGTIGPNESRDLAGQVSAAGGRYLEAPVLGSLPEAREGRLILMAGGDPELFARLQPVFLDLSPDPQHIGAVGQAAVLKLAMNQLIAGLTATFALSLGLVRRAGIDTEQFMRLLRTSALYAKTFDKKLANYLAHDYRAANFPLKHLHKDIALFARTATALGLETGLSEAIASACYRAEAMGLGEGDYSALYEALVPNREESESASRFAGK is encoded by the coding sequence ATGCAGATCGCCGTTTTAGGTTTGGGTTTACTCGGCGCCGAGGTTGCCTTGCGGCTCAAGCGCCAGGGTCATAAGGTCATCGGCTGGAACCGCGGGGCTGAGCGCGCCGAGGGCGCAAGACAACGCGGCCTGGAATTGGCCTCCAGCCCCGCCGAGGCGGTTGCAGCAAGCGAGCTTGCGCTATTGCTGCTCAGCGACGCCGCAGCGATCCGCGAGACCCTCTTTGATCATGGCGAACCGCCTGAACTTATGGACAAGGTCTTAGTCCAGATGGGCACCATCGGTCCAAACGAAAGCCGCGACCTGGCCGGGCAGGTCAGTGCTGCGGGCGGGCGGTATCTCGAGGCACCTGTACTCGGGAGTCTCCCCGAGGCGCGCGAGGGGCGGCTGATCTTGATGGCTGGGGGCGACCCTGAGCTCTTCGCCCGTCTGCAACCCGTGTTTCTGGACCTCAGTCCAGATCCCCAGCATATTGGGGCCGTGGGGCAGGCAGCCGTCTTGAAGCTTGCCATGAACCAGCTGATCGCGGGTCTGACCGCAACCTTTGCCTTGAGCCTTGGGCTGGTGCGCCGCGCGGGGATCGATACCGAGCAGTTCATGAGGTTGCTGCGCACAAGCGCACTCTATGCCAAGACGTTCGATAAAAAGCTCGCCAACTATCTGGCCCATGACTATCGCGCAGCCAATTTCCCGCTCAAGCACCTGCATAAGGACATCGCCCTCTTTGCCCGCACCGCTACTGCGCTTGGGCTTGAGACCGGACTCAGCGAGGCGATCGCCTCGGCCTGCTATCGGGCAGAGGCCATGGGCCTGGGGGAGGGCGATTATTCGGCGCTCTATGAGGCGCTGGTGCCCAATCGCGAGGAAAGCGAAAGCGCAAGCCGTTTCGCCGGCAAATGA
- a CDS encoding Crp/Fnr family transcriptional regulator — protein sequence MITDREHQRLLAQFGFLAASPPDFQAEFFSRAQRVQVHAGQPICRAGTQCTHLPLVVEGRARVYQIGENGREITLYRVKAGECCVLTASCLLSARPFPAFVVCEEPIEALVIQPGDARRWLGSCEPWRQYLFGLIMHRLIEVFGVLDAVLFQRLDQRLIAYLLAQAERLGASAIPITHQTLASELGSSREVISRLLKGLEDRGLLKARRGQVELVDPHRLRDRLQDPPD from the coding sequence GTGATCACCGATCGAGAGCATCAGCGCCTGCTTGCCCAGTTTGGCTTTCTTGCGGCCAGTCCACCTGATTTCCAAGCCGAGTTTTTCAGCCGCGCCCAGCGGGTCCAGGTGCACGCTGGACAGCCGATCTGTCGGGCTGGCACCCAGTGCACGCATCTACCCTTGGTAGTCGAGGGGCGGGCCCGGGTGTATCAGATCGGCGAGAATGGACGCGAGATTACGCTCTATCGAGTCAAGGCCGGTGAATGCTGTGTCTTGACTGCCTCCTGTCTGCTCAGCGCCCGGCCCTTTCCAGCCTTTGTGGTGTGCGAGGAACCGATCGAGGCCCTGGTGATACAGCCTGGGGATGCCCGCCGCTGGCTAGGGAGCTGCGAGCCCTGGCGCCAGTATCTGTTCGGGCTGATCATGCACCGGCTCATCGAGGTCTTCGGGGTACTCGATGCGGTGTTGTTCCAACGCCTCGACCAGCGGTTGATCGCCTATCTCTTGGCCCAGGCCGAACGTCTAGGGGCATCCGCGATCCCCATCACCCATCAAACGCTCGCCTCTGAGCTCGGGTCTTCACGCGAGGTCATCAGCCGGTTGCTGAAGGGACTCGAGGATCGAGGGTTGCTCAAGGCGCGGCGCGGTCAGGTCGAGCTGGTCGATCCACACCGGCTGCGCGACCGTCTCCAGGATCCCCCTGATTAG
- a CDS encoding YgaP family membrane protein: MDNIGTLDRFIRAALGLALAIWGIATENWFGALAVIPLGTALVGWCPLYARLGLCTRPRESCS, from the coding sequence ATGGACAATATTGGTACCCTCGACCGTTTCATTCGGGCAGCCCTGGGGCTTGCACTCGCCATCTGGGGGATTGCCACCGAAAACTGGTTCGGCGCACTAGCTGTGATCCCGCTAGGGACCGCCTTGGTCGGCTGGTGCCCGCTGTATGCACGGTTGGGTCTGTGCACCAGACCGCGTGAATCATGTTCATAA
- a CDS encoding AMP-binding protein, with protein sequence MTQDPVDLACKPWWTQDRVRLLLADLIQAELARLQPLTADAVALSASDLDLDALGLSSLAFIDLATTVAVQFRLDETGHDSMLMERRRLADWVKTVLASRRTCDETIGFLTSGSTGQPKLCLHALALLEQEIEFFAGLFADRRRILRVVPCHHIYGFLFGWMLPARLGIPVLDARRILPSAVLRQTCPGDLVVGYPAFFALASRIPLQVGEDVVAVTSTSPCPPEVWQALAELGCARIIEVYGSSETAGIGWREGADDPFCLLPHWTRVPGSPEHLQRPQTAGPPCFWPLPDRVLWTGERQFQVLGRRDGAVQVAGINVYPERIAACLREHPEVAEAVVRPTGTGADPQLKAFVVPTNACQDLQGLPNRLHRWLTGRLLPHERPRSIRVGFEIPRSELGKLADWEE encoded by the coding sequence GTGACACAAGATCCCGTCGATCTCGCCTGTAAGCCCTGGTGGACCCAGGACAGGGTGCGGTTGCTGCTCGCCGATCTCATCCAGGCGGAGCTCGCGCGTTTGCAACCGCTGACCGCAGACGCCGTCGCTCTATCGGCTTCGGATCTCGATTTGGACGCCTTGGGCCTAAGCTCGCTGGCCTTCATCGATCTGGCCACCACGGTCGCCGTGCAGTTCCGGCTCGATGAGACGGGGCATGACAGCATGCTCATGGAGCGCCGGCGCCTCGCCGATTGGGTCAAGACCGTGCTGGCAAGCCGGCGCACGTGCGATGAGACGATCGGCTTTTTGACCTCGGGTTCGACCGGCCAGCCCAAGCTCTGTCTCCATGCCCTAGCGCTCCTGGAACAGGAGATCGAGTTCTTCGCCGGGTTGTTTGCCGACCGCCGCCGTATCCTGCGCGTTGTCCCCTGTCATCACATCTATGGCTTTCTATTCGGCTGGATGCTGCCCGCCCGCCTCGGCATTCCGGTCCTGGATGCCCGCCGGATCTTACCCAGTGCGGTCTTGCGCCAGACCTGCCCGGGTGACCTGGTGGTTGGTTATCCGGCCTTTTTCGCGCTTGCCAGCCGCATCCCCTTGCAGGTGGGGGAGGATGTCGTCGCCGTCACCTCGACCAGTCCCTGTCCGCCCGAGGTCTGGCAGGCACTCGCTGAATTGGGCTGCGCCCGAATCATCGAGGTCTATGGCTCTTCCGAGACCGCCGGCATTGGCTGGCGCGAAGGTGCGGATGATCCTTTTTGCCTGTTGCCGCATTGGACGCGCGTCCCTGGTTCGCCCGAGCATCTCCAGCGCCCACAGACCGCCGGCCCACCCTGCTTTTGGCCTTTGCCCGATCGCGTGCTCTGGACAGGCGAGCGGCAGTTTCAGGTCCTGGGCCGGCGCGATGGGGCTGTCCAGGTCGCCGGGATCAATGTCTATCCAGAGCGGATCGCCGCCTGTCTGCGCGAACATCCTGAGGTTGCCGAGGCCGTAGTTCGCCCCACCGGCACCGGGGCAGATCCGCAGCTCAAGGCCTTCGTCGTGCCCACCAACGCCTGCCAGGATCTCCAAGGACTGCCGAATCGCTTGCATCGCTGGTTGACGGGGCGTCTCCTGCCACATGAGCGCCCGCGCTCGATTCGCGTGGGGTTTGAGATCCCTCGCTCCGAACTCGGTAAACTCGCCGATTGGGAGGAGTAG